Proteins found in one Kwoniella bestiolae CBS 10118 chromosome 1, complete sequence genomic segment:
- a CDS encoding farnesyl-diphosphate farnesyltransferase: MELRALINFAIWKDFRDIKAEDQWPTTHYNRESMKKCWEYLDLTSRSFARVIMELEGDLARTVCIFYLVLRALDTVEDDMTIPNSTKLPLLKSLHEKLYEPGWTFHESKEKDKIVLEGFNNIQYEFSELKPEYQAVIADICKKMGHGMADFAALATPEQPVAEVNSIADYDLYCHYVAGLVGEGLSGLFSASGKEREFIKDQLTLSNSMGLLLQKTNIYRDIHEDVIEGRGFWPKAIWSKYGFNSMKELIDPARETEALWASSDMVLDALRHATDALDYMTLLKCQSVFNFVAIPAVMAIATLERTFMNPRIFRENVKIRKGETVRLILRATNPRDVAYIFREYARKIHAKVKIEDPNLLKLSIACGKIDQWAEHHYPSFINISTPSSGGRAASAIDPDSTDARATLFIKLAKDAQEKAQREKSEKFMADLRARGVIKTRTPAEEAEIKAKYDEMEKEGAPWLMIGGVIFGVLALMMGLGGGVVWIIMKMYPNVS; the protein is encoded by the exons ATGGAGCTCCGTGCTCTCATAAACTTTGCCATATGGAAGGATTTCCGAGATATCAAAGCAGAGGATCAATGGCCCACTACGCATTACAACCGAGAATCCATGAAGAAATGCTGGGAGTACTTGGACTTGACTTCGAGGAGTTTCGCAAGGGTTATCAtggagttggaaggtgatttggctAGGACT GTCTGTATATTCTACCTCGTCTTGAGAGCGCTCGACACGGTAGAAGACGATATGACAATCCCCAATTCAACGAAATTACCTCTTTTGAAATCCCTTCACGAGAAATTGTACGAACCTGGATGGACTTTCCATGAatcgaaagagaaagataagattGTTTTGGAAGGGTTTAACAATATCCAATATGAGTTCTCGGAGTTGAAACCTGA ATACCAAGCAGTCATCGCCGACATCTGCAAGAAGATGGGCCACGGCATGGCCGATTTCGCCGCTTTAGCTACCCCCGAACAACCCGTAGCGGAAGTCAACAGTATAGCAGACTACGATCTCTACTGCCATTATGTGGCTGGTCTCGTCGGCGAAGGTCTATCAGGtctcttctcagcttcagGGAAGGAACGCGAATTCATCAAAGATCAATTGACCCTATCCAACTCTATGGGATTACTCCTGCAAAAGACGAATATCTACAGGGATATACATGAAGATGTCATTGAAGGGAGGGGGTTCTGGCCCAAGGCTATTTGGTCGAAATATGGATTCAACTCTATGAAAGAGCTTATTGATCCTGCGAGAGAGACGGAGGCATTATGGGCTTCATCGGATATGGTCTTGGACGCTCTTAGACACGCTACGGACGCGTTGGATTATATGACGCTGCTTAAGTGTCAGAGCGTGTTCAACTTTGTGGCTATCCCTGCTGTTATGGCTATTGCTACGTTGGAGAGGACGTTCATGAATCCTAGGATCTTTAGGGAGAACGTCAAGATCAGGAAAGGGGAGACTGTGAGA CTGATCCTCCGAGCTACCAACCCTCGAGATGTAGCGTACATCTTCAGAGAATACGCTCGAAAGATCCACGCGAAGGTCAAGATAGAGGATCCCAACCTGTTGAAACTCAGTATCGCCTGTGGAAAG ATCGATCAATGGGCCGAACACCACTAcccctccttcatcaacatctccaccccctccagcGGCGGACGGGCCGCCTCAGCCATCGACCCCGATTCGACCGACGCACGAGCAACCCTATTCATAAAGCTAGCGAAGGACGCGCAAGAGAAGGCCCAAAGGGAAAAATCAGAGAAATTCATGGCTGACCTCCGAGCTCGTGGAGTGATCAAGACCAGAACGCCAGCTGAGGAAGCGGAGATCAAAGCGaagtatgatgagatggagaaagagggtgCTCcgtggttgatgattggtggTGTGATCTTTGGAGTTCTGGCGTTGATGATGGGTCTGGGCGGGGGTGTGGTCTGGATCATCATGAAGATGTATCCtaatgtgagttga